From Erwinia pyri, a single genomic window includes:
- the cbl gene encoding HTH-type transcriptional regulator Cbl, with amino-acid sequence MNFQQLKIIREAARCDFNLTEVANTLFTSQSGVSRHIRDLEDELGVEIFIRRGKRLLGMTEPGKALLTIAERILDEAGKVRRLADVFTNESSGVLTIATTHTQARYSLPRVIKAFRALYPNVRLELNQGSPQEIVAMLAAGEADVGIASEQVVNNPALAAFPWFNWHHALLVPKGHELEQQQPVSLAALSRYPLITYRQGITGRSRVDRAFQAASLKPDIVLSAQDSDVVKTYVELGLGVGVLADQACQLDEHSSLTRLEAKHLFESNTVWLGLKRGQLQRNYVWQFLELCNANLSLEEIKRQALSVTAEEPVLDFQI; translated from the coding sequence GTGAACTTTCAGCAACTTAAGATCATCAGAGAAGCGGCACGCTGCGATTTTAATCTCACCGAAGTGGCGAATACGCTCTTCACCTCGCAATCGGGCGTCAGCCGCCATATCCGGGATCTGGAAGATGAACTGGGCGTGGAGATTTTTATTCGCCGTGGGAAACGTCTGCTGGGTATGACGGAGCCGGGTAAGGCGCTGTTAACCATTGCTGAACGTATCCTGGATGAGGCTGGCAAAGTACGCCGACTGGCGGATGTATTTACCAATGAATCCAGCGGCGTGCTGACCATCGCCACCACCCATACGCAGGCCCGTTACAGCCTTCCACGTGTGATCAAAGCGTTTCGCGCCCTCTATCCAAACGTGCGCCTGGAGCTGAATCAGGGATCGCCGCAGGAGATTGTCGCGATGCTGGCAGCGGGCGAAGCCGACGTGGGCATTGCCAGCGAGCAGGTGGTGAATAACCCGGCGCTGGCAGCTTTCCCCTGGTTTAACTGGCACCATGCGCTGCTGGTTCCCAAAGGCCACGAGCTGGAACAGCAGCAGCCGGTATCGCTTGCTGCCCTCAGCCGCTATCCTCTTATTACCTATCGGCAGGGGATCACCGGACGTTCCCGCGTTGACCGTGCTTTCCAGGCTGCCAGCCTTAAACCGGACATTGTTTTAAGCGCACAGGATTCCGACGTGGTGAAAACCTATGTTGAGCTGGGGCTGGGGGTAGGGGTGCTGGCCGATCAGGCCTGCCAGTTAGATGAACATTCGTCGCTGACCCGGCTGGAAGCGAAACATCTGTTTGAATCCAACACCGTCTGGCTGGGGCTGAAGCGCGGTCAGCTGCAGCGCAACTACGTCTGGCAGTTCCTGGAACTCTGCAATGCCAACCTCTCCCTGGAAGAGATCAAGCGTCAGGCGCTTTCCGTCACTGCAGAAGAGCCGGTGCTGGACTTTCAGATTTAA
- a CDS encoding NAD-dependent succinate-semialdehyde dehydrogenase yields the protein MLTQRLKDPHLLRQQACLEGRWQSADNGETLPVINPSTGETLATIPALQSAETERAIACAEAVRHSWGKIPNAQRAQLLEKWHQLILDNVDDLAVIMTAEQGKPLAEAKGEVLYGASFVKWFAEEARRIYGETIPAPTGDRRILVIKQPVGVAAAITPWNFPIAMITRKVAPALAAGCPIIVKPSELTPLSALALMVLAERAGFPPGVLQMLTGLPQGIGAALTASRAVRKISFTGSTRVGQLLMQQSAESIKRLSLELGGNAPLIVFDDADLDIAISGVMVSKFRNAGQTCVCANRILVQRGIYPRFAERLLEEVAKLNVADGFTEGSTLGPLINAAAVQKVNAHIDDAVSKGATILAGGIARGEGTFVAPTVLGDVTPAMRIAHEETFGPVAPLFVFDTEEQAVKMANDTPYGLGAYFFTEDTRRAWRVGEALEFGMVGHNTGAISLEVAPFGGIKMSGTGREGSHHGLDEYLEIKAFHFGSLN from the coding sequence ATGCTTACTCAACGCTTAAAAGATCCACATCTGCTGCGGCAACAGGCCTGTCTGGAAGGTCGCTGGCAGTCTGCTGATAACGGGGAGACGCTCCCGGTTATTAACCCCTCAACTGGCGAAACGCTTGCCACTATTCCCGCTTTACAGAGCGCGGAGACGGAGCGTGCCATCGCCTGCGCGGAAGCCGTGCGTCACAGCTGGGGAAAGATCCCCAATGCCCAACGTGCGCAGCTGCTGGAAAAATGGCATCAGTTAATCCTCGATAATGTCGATGATTTAGCCGTCATCATGACCGCCGAACAGGGCAAACCGCTGGCCGAAGCGAAGGGCGAGGTGCTCTACGGCGCCAGCTTTGTGAAATGGTTCGCCGAGGAGGCGCGGCGCATCTACGGTGAAACCATTCCTGCCCCCACAGGGGACCGCCGCATTCTGGTGATCAAACAGCCTGTGGGCGTGGCTGCGGCTATTACTCCATGGAATTTTCCGATTGCGATGATCACCCGTAAAGTTGCGCCGGCGCTGGCGGCAGGCTGTCCGATTATTGTCAAACCTTCTGAACTCACGCCGCTCTCAGCCCTGGCGCTGATGGTGCTGGCGGAACGCGCCGGTTTTCCGCCTGGCGTGCTGCAGATGCTGACTGGCTTACCGCAGGGAATTGGTGCAGCCCTGACCGCCAGCCGCGCGGTGCGCAAAATCTCCTTTACCGGCTCGACCCGGGTCGGACAGCTGTTGATGCAGCAAAGCGCAGAGAGCATCAAACGTCTCAGTCTGGAGCTGGGCGGCAACGCTCCGCTGATTGTGTTTGATGATGCGGATCTGGATATTGCCATCAGCGGCGTGATGGTGAGTAAATTCCGCAACGCCGGGCAAACCTGCGTCTGCGCTAACCGCATCCTGGTGCAGCGCGGCATTTATCCCCGCTTCGCTGAGCGTTTGCTCGAAGAGGTGGCAAAACTCAACGTTGCCGATGGCTTTACGGAAGGCAGCACGCTGGGGCCGTTGATCAACGCCGCGGCGGTGCAAAAAGTGAATGCGCATATTGATGATGCAGTGAGTAAAGGCGCAACCATTCTGGCCGGCGGAATTGCCCGGGGAGAGGGCACGTTTGTAGCGCCCACCGTACTGGGTGATGTTACTCCTGCCATGCGCATTGCCCATGAAGAGACTTTCGGGCCGGTTGCGCCGCTGTTTGTTTTTGATACCGAAGAGCAGGCGGTGAAGATGGCTAACGACACCCCTTATGGCCTTGGCGCCTATTTCTTTACGGAAGATACGCGCCGGGCGTGGCGCGTAGGCGAGGCGCTGGAGTTTGGTATGGTGGGGCATAACACCGGCGCCATTTCGCTGGAAGTCGCGCCGTTTGGAGGAATTAAAATGTCCGGCACCGGGCGGGAAGGATCGCATCACGGCCTTGATGAATACCTTGAAATAAAAGCCTTTCATTTTGGCAGTCTGAATTAA
- a CDS encoding aldehyde dehydrogenase family protein, with the protein MLSFDPDKVSLPEGHYINGGSRMGSGSKLLVKRPSDGLIAGELTEASPAMVDEAVTLADRAVKESGWASCPPRQRAAVLNRWADLIASDTRLAQLESLGSTRPVYDVVNHELPFTAEAIRFYAECADKYSGDVLPTREASLGMLVPEPYGVIGAITPWNFPLSMASWKCGPALAAGNAVVLKPSELTPYSTVRLAELATEAGLPKGVLNIVQGGGAVTGSALVAHPLIRKVSFTGSTLTGARIMSDAAFNGMKPVTLELGGKSPQLVFDDAGEVAEVAGRILCGFTANGGQACVAGTRLIVQRGIADALIAELIDLCGNFRPGVTWDEKSRYAPMIDRRQASKVQQIVDAAWQQGAEILAGGKRFEGTGEGYFWQPTLLTNVPADSPAVQEEIFGPVLTIQIFDQEEEGLALASHSTYGLCAGVHTKNIDRALRAMRGIAAGTVWINRYGRSGDFIIPTGGFLGSGIGKDLGRQAFEACQRYKSVLIDF; encoded by the coding sequence ATGTTGAGTTTCGACCCAGATAAAGTTTCCCTGCCGGAAGGCCATTATATCAATGGCGGATCCAGGATGGGTTCCGGCAGTAAACTGCTGGTGAAACGCCCCTCTGATGGCCTGATCGCCGGAGAGCTGACCGAGGCCAGCCCGGCGATGGTAGATGAAGCGGTCACGCTGGCAGACAGGGCGGTAAAAGAGAGCGGCTGGGCCAGCTGCCCGCCCCGTCAGCGAGCGGCAGTGCTGAATCGCTGGGCCGACCTGATAGCCTCCGATACCCGGCTGGCGCAGCTGGAATCTCTAGGCTCAACCCGTCCGGTATATGACGTGGTCAATCACGAACTCCCTTTCACCGCAGAAGCAATTCGCTTTTATGCCGAATGCGCGGACAAATATAGCGGGGATGTGCTGCCCACCCGTGAGGCCAGCCTGGGGATGCTGGTGCCGGAACCCTATGGCGTGATTGGGGCGATTACGCCGTGGAACTTTCCTCTCTCTATGGCCTCGTGGAAATGTGGCCCGGCGCTGGCAGCAGGAAATGCTGTGGTGCTGAAGCCCTCTGAACTGACCCCTTATTCCACGGTGCGCCTTGCGGAACTCGCAACAGAGGCTGGACTGCCCAAAGGCGTGCTCAACATCGTACAGGGCGGCGGTGCCGTGACCGGAAGCGCGCTGGTCGCTCACCCGCTGATCCGCAAAGTCTCTTTTACCGGCTCAACGTTAACCGGTGCACGCATCATGAGTGATGCTGCCTTTAACGGCATGAAGCCGGTCACTCTGGAGCTGGGCGGCAAAAGCCCGCAGCTGGTCTTTGACGATGCTGGCGAGGTCGCTGAAGTTGCCGGACGTATCCTGTGCGGTTTCACCGCCAACGGCGGCCAGGCGTGTGTGGCAGGCACCCGTCTGATTGTACAGCGCGGGATTGCCGATGCGTTGATTGCCGAACTGATCGATCTGTGCGGCAACTTCCGTCCCGGCGTAACCTGGGATGAAAAGAGCCGTTACGCTCCGATGATTGACCGTCGCCAGGCAAGCAAAGTGCAGCAGATTGTTGATGCGGCCTGGCAGCAGGGCGCGGAAATCCTCGCCGGAGGAAAACGGTTTGAGGGCACGGGCGAAGGATATTTCTGGCAGCCGACGCTGCTGACCAACGTGCCTGCTGACAGCCCGGCCGTGCAGGAGGAGATCTTCGGTCCGGTGCTGACCATCCAGATTTTCGATCAGGAAGAGGAGGGGCTGGCGCTGGCTTCCCATTCCACCTACGGCCTCTGCGCGGGCGTTCACACCAAAAATATCGATCGGGCGCTGCGCGCTATGCGCGGCATCGCCGCGGGAACGGTATGGATTAACCGCTACGGGCGCTCGGGTGATTTCATTATTCCTACCGGCGGCTTCCTGGGTTCCGGCATCGGCAAAGATTTAGGCCGTCAGGCGTTTGAGGCCTGCCAGCGATACAAGAGCGTACTGATCGACTTTTAA
- a CDS encoding haloacid dehalogenase type II, translating into MAVFKPKYITFDCYGTLINFDMSGAAASVFADRVSPEKMQAFTDDFSAYRMDEVLGAFRLYPQVVGNALYRTCNKWGVECSDEDCAAIMAACATWGPHPDVPEGLAKVAKEFPLVLLTNSTDELIKHHVPRLGAPIHMTITAEEVGAYKPQMKGFEYMLSKLNCAPDEILHVSSSLRYDLMTAHDLGITHKVFVNRGHGPGNPFYGYSEIQHIGGLAGVVGL; encoded by the coding sequence ATGGCTGTGTTTAAACCGAAATACATTACCTTCGACTGTTACGGCACTTTAATTAATTTCGACATGTCTGGCGCGGCGGCCAGCGTCTTTGCTGACCGCGTCAGCCCGGAAAAGATGCAGGCGTTTACTGACGATTTCTCTGCTTACCGTATGGATGAAGTGTTGGGCGCATTCAGGCTCTATCCGCAGGTCGTTGGTAACGCGCTTTACCGCACCTGCAACAAGTGGGGCGTTGAGTGTTCCGATGAGGATTGTGCGGCGATCATGGCAGCCTGCGCGACCTGGGGTCCGCATCCTGACGTGCCGGAAGGGCTGGCGAAAGTGGCGAAAGAGTTTCCGCTGGTACTGCTGACCAACTCCACTGACGAACTGATTAAACACCACGTTCCCCGCCTCGGCGCGCCCATCCATATGACCATTACGGCGGAAGAGGTGGGGGCTTATAAGCCGCAGATGAAAGGCTTCGAGTATATGTTAAGCAAGCTGAACTGCGCCCCTGACGAAATCCTCCACGTCTCCAGCAGTCTGCGCTATGACCTGATGACCGCTCACGATCTCGGTATTACCCACAAAGTCTTCGTTAACCGCGGCCACGGTCCGGGCAACCCCTTCTATGGCTATAGCGAAATTCAGCACATTGGCGGCCTTGCCGGCGTTGTAGGTCTGTAA
- a CDS encoding NAD(P)/FAD-dependent oxidoreductase yields the protein MKLESFWQATAPAFSGAARGDLPSTADVVVIGAGFTGISAALSLARSGLKVVVLEAAEVMSQASARNGGHCNTGVSQNFASLIASQGVEQASRYYRAFADAVDYVQSLVENEQIACDFLRTGKIKLASKASHFPSLRATYEALRSTVDSEVELVGADEIRSEIDSDAFHGGLIQKRGGQMHMGKFGIGLAEAAAKSGAEIFEQTPVTSLTRLNGYRHRVGTARGDIVADKVLMATGCSNVGPFEWFQRRIIPVGSFIVVTEPLEAEQLRSLMPQNRTCVTSLNIGNYFRTTADSRLVFGGRARFAVSSPTSDARSGKILQAGMAKIFPSLSQTKIDYCWGGLVDMTADRLPHAGEHEGVFYSLGYSGHGTQMSVWMGRVMADLVAEKSRENPWQRESWPAVPGYFGKPWFLPVAGLYYKAKDRLS from the coding sequence ATGAAACTCGAATCTTTCTGGCAGGCAACGGCTCCGGCATTTAGCGGGGCAGCACGGGGCGATCTGCCTTCTACGGCAGATGTGGTGGTGATTGGCGCGGGCTTTACCGGTATTTCCGCCGCGCTGAGCCTGGCACGAAGCGGGCTGAAGGTGGTGGTGCTGGAAGCCGCAGAAGTGATGAGTCAGGCCTCCGCCCGTAATGGCGGGCACTGTAATACCGGCGTGTCGCAAAACTTCGCCTCGCTGATTGCCAGCCAGGGCGTGGAGCAGGCCAGTCGCTACTACCGCGCTTTTGCTGATGCGGTTGATTATGTACAGAGCCTGGTGGAAAACGAGCAGATCGCCTGTGACTTTCTGCGTACGGGGAAAATCAAGCTGGCGAGCAAGGCGTCCCATTTCCCGTCCCTCAGGGCAACCTATGAGGCGCTGCGCAGCACGGTGGACAGCGAGGTTGAACTGGTTGGCGCCGACGAGATCCGCAGCGAAATCGATTCGGATGCCTTCCATGGCGGCCTGATCCAGAAACGCGGCGGGCAGATGCATATGGGCAAGTTTGGCATCGGGCTTGCGGAAGCGGCGGCAAAGAGCGGGGCGGAGATTTTTGAACAGACGCCGGTAACCAGCCTGACGCGCCTGAACGGTTATCGCCACCGTGTCGGCACCGCCAGAGGCGATATTGTTGCTGACAAAGTGCTGATGGCGACCGGTTGCTCCAACGTCGGGCCGTTTGAGTGGTTCCAGCGCCGCATTATCCCCGTCGGCAGCTTTATTGTTGTCACCGAACCGCTTGAGGCGGAGCAACTGCGAAGTCTGATGCCGCAGAACCGTACCTGCGTCACCTCGCTGAACATTGGTAACTATTTCCGTACCACGGCGGACAGCCGGTTAGTGTTTGGCGGCCGCGCCAGGTTTGCGGTCAGCAGCCCGACTTCAGATGCGCGCAGCGGCAAAATTTTACAGGCAGGCATGGCCAAAATTTTTCCGTCGCTGTCACAAACAAAAATTGACTACTGCTGGGGCGGGCTGGTGGATATGACCGCCGATCGGCTGCCTCATGCAGGTGAGCACGAAGGGGTGTTCTACTCGCTGGGCTACAGCGGACACGGCACCCAGATGTCGGTGTGGATGGGGCGGGTCATGGCTGACCTGGTAGCAGAAAAAAGCCGTGAAAACCCCTGGCAGCGCGAAAGCTGGCCCGCCGTTCCCGGCTATTTTGGTAAACCCTGGTTTTTGCCCGTTGCGGGCTTGTATTACAAGGCTAAGGACCGGCTCTCCTGA
- a CDS encoding ABC transporter substrate-binding protein: MSKFRKEFSRVTPSLTQAITDVSISRRGMMKLLSAGAVMSTGLIGFPEMSFAAETPLQGGKMRAAVANASATDTLDPAKGSNSGDYCRLFMFYSGLTELDKSLAAKPALAESIESTDGITWQIKLRPGVTFHDGKALTAQDVIFSLNRHKDPAVASTAITQAKQFDSLTAVSPTEIKLVLTQPNFDIPVVLATSPFLILQEGTTDFSKAVGTGPFKLKTFSPGVSTVGVKNPNYWKPGLPHLDEVELMGVTDQAARVNALMSGDLHIVATLTANDVKRLRQSGQFGVMESKSGMYTNLIVRTDVKPGSNEDFVLGMKYLQPREMMVKTVMQGFGQVANDTPVPPWHPMYNKDLPQRPLDIEKAKYHFKKAGMAGATAEIITTQNIEGSVEGGQLLQQLGRSAGMNFTVRRVPYDGYWSTHWTKDPLGYGSINPRPTIDLLLSQFYLSEAPNNESGWKNPQFDQLVIAARGESDQTKRKQMYGDMQKLIYDHCGTIIPTFISTLDGHSNKVKGVEAWPSGMMMGYRFHEFAWLAS; this comes from the coding sequence ATGAGTAAATTTCGTAAAGAATTTAGCCGCGTTACCCCATCTTTAACGCAGGCCATCACCGACGTCTCCATCTCCCGGCGCGGGATGATGAAACTGCTCTCAGCCGGGGCCGTCATGAGCACCGGTCTGATCGGCTTCCCGGAAATGAGCTTTGCTGCTGAAACGCCCCTCCAGGGCGGTAAAATGCGTGCCGCCGTGGCTAACGCTTCCGCCACCGATACGCTGGATCCGGCGAAAGGCAGCAACAGCGGGGATTACTGCCGTCTGTTTATGTTCTACAGCGGCCTGACCGAGCTGGATAAATCGCTGGCGGCGAAACCGGCCCTGGCAGAGTCGATTGAAAGCACGGATGGCATCACCTGGCAGATTAAGCTGCGCCCGGGCGTGACGTTCCATGATGGTAAGGCGCTGACCGCTCAGGACGTCATTTTCTCGCTGAACCGGCACAAAGATCCGGCGGTAGCTTCCACGGCTATCACCCAGGCGAAGCAGTTCGACAGCCTCACTGCGGTCAGCCCGACGGAGATCAAACTGGTGCTGACCCAGCCTAATTTCGATATACCCGTGGTGCTGGCTACCTCACCTTTCCTGATCCTGCAGGAGGGCACCACAGACTTCAGTAAAGCTGTGGGAACCGGCCCGTTCAAACTCAAGACCTTCTCCCCTGGCGTCAGTACCGTTGGCGTAAAAAACCCGAACTACTGGAAGCCCGGCCTGCCGCATCTGGATGAAGTGGAGTTGATGGGGGTCACCGATCAGGCCGCCCGCGTCAATGCGCTGATGTCTGGCGATCTGCATATCGTGGCCACGCTCACGGCCAACGACGTGAAACGTCTGCGTCAGTCCGGCCAGTTTGGCGTGATGGAGAGTAAGTCCGGCATGTATACCAATCTCATTGTGCGTACCGACGTCAAGCCGGGCAGCAATGAAGATTTTGTCCTCGGCATGAAGTACCTGCAACCGCGTGAAATGATGGTAAAAACTGTAATGCAGGGATTTGGTCAGGTGGCCAATGATACGCCGGTGCCGCCGTGGCATCCGATGTACAACAAGGATCTTCCCCAGCGTCCGCTGGATATTGAAAAAGCGAAATATCACTTTAAAAAGGCGGGAATGGCTGGGGCAACGGCTGAGATTATCACCACCCAAAATATTGAAGGCTCCGTTGAGGGCGGGCAGCTGCTCCAGCAACTGGGTCGCTCTGCGGGCATGAACTTCACCGTACGGCGCGTGCCTTACGATGGCTACTGGTCCACCCACTGGACCAAAGATCCGCTGGGCTATGGCTCGATAAACCCCCGTCCCACCATCGACCTGTTGCTGTCACAATTCTATCTCTCAGAAGCGCCAAACAACGAATCGGGCTGGAAAAATCCCCAGTTCGATCAGCTGGTGATAGCGGCACGCGGGGAGAGCGACCAGACAAAGCGCAAGCAGATGTACGGCGATATGCAGAAGCTGATTTACGATCACTGCGGCACGATTATCCCGACCTTTATCAGTACCCTCGACGGGCACAGCAATAAGGTCAAAGGGGTTGAGGCCTGGCCATCAGGCATGATGATGGGCTACCGCTTCCACGAGTTTGCCTGGCTCGCTTCCTGA
- a CDS encoding ABC transporter permease: protein MNRYMLFLIARRCGAGLLTLLIVSAVVFFITSLLPGDAAQMVLGQNATPETVAALRQQLGLDQPLLMRYLNWLGGMLQGDFGTSFASHLPVSQLVAQRIPATFELAGITTLVSVPLALLIGLTAAMKRGSLFDRALMVGTMAVVAVPEFLVATIAVILFAVKLHWVPAMSLGTPAPDFVSYLKAYALPVLTLCCVLVAQMARMTRSALINQMESPYLEMTLLKGVSPLRAMLRHALPNAVGPIANAISLSLSYLFGGVIIIESIFSYPGLASQLVDAVSNRDLPVVQLCVMLFALCYLVLLLLADILTIAFNPKWRG from the coding sequence ATGAACCGCTACATGCTCTTCCTGATTGCCCGGCGCTGTGGTGCCGGCTTGCTGACGCTGCTGATCGTCTCGGCCGTGGTGTTCTTTATCACCAGCCTGCTGCCGGGCGATGCGGCCCAAATGGTGCTGGGTCAGAATGCCACTCCGGAAACCGTGGCGGCGCTGCGTCAGCAACTGGGGCTGGATCAGCCGCTGCTGATGCGCTATCTGAACTGGCTGGGCGGCATGCTGCAGGGCGACTTCGGTACCTCGTTTGCCAGCCATCTGCCTGTCTCACAGCTGGTGGCGCAACGTATCCCCGCCACCTTTGAACTGGCCGGGATCACCACGCTGGTGTCGGTGCCGTTAGCGTTACTCATTGGCCTGACTGCCGCCATGAAGCGCGGATCGCTGTTCGATCGCGCTCTGATGGTCGGCACGATGGCGGTGGTCGCCGTGCCGGAATTTCTGGTTGCGACGATCGCGGTTATCCTCTTTGCGGTGAAGCTGCACTGGGTGCCGGCGATGTCGCTGGGCACGCCAGCGCCGGACTTCGTCAGCTATCTGAAAGCCTACGCGCTGCCGGTGCTGACGTTATGCTGTGTGCTGGTAGCGCAGATGGCGCGCATGACCCGTTCGGCTCTGATCAACCAGATGGAGAGTCCTTATCTGGAGATGACGCTGCTGAAAGGTGTCTCGCCGTTGCGCGCCATGCTGCGCCACGCGCTGCCTAACGCCGTCGGGCCAATCGCTAATGCCATCTCGCTGAGCCTCTCCTATCTGTTTGGCGGGGTGATCATTATTGAAAGTATCTTCAGTTATCCGGGGCTGGCGAGCCAGCTGGTGGATGCGGTAAGCAACCGTGACCTGCCGGTGGTTCAGCTCTGCGTCATGCTGTTCGCCCTGTGTTATCTGGTCCTGCTGCTGCTGGCCGACATTCTGACCATCGCATTTAATCCAAAATGGAGGGGCTGA
- a CDS encoding ABC transporter permease: MNLLTLPWRFFLSLTVSGRAGLLITLTWVFLAVFGTSLAPYQLEEIGVGPMLGGMSKAFWFGTDYLGRDMLSRILYGARYSIGLALGAAVLASLTGTLLALLAAVAGRWLEEVLGRINDALLVLPGKILALMIVAVFGSSLPMLIVTAVFTYWPGAYRIAYAMASNLRSMDYVRASRLRGESRFYIAIHDILPNMVHPMLTDFGLRFVYIVLLLSGLSFLGLGVQPPYADWGTLVRENLQGLFDGSPAVLMPAIAIASLTIGANLFIDSLQGMRPLVQAKGVA, from the coding sequence ATGAATCTCTTAACGCTTCCCTGGCGCTTCTTTCTCTCACTGACTGTCAGCGGCCGTGCCGGACTGCTGATCACTCTGACCTGGGTATTTCTCGCGGTGTTTGGCACCTCGCTGGCCCCGTACCAGCTTGAAGAGATTGGCGTTGGCCCTATGCTGGGCGGAATGAGTAAAGCGTTCTGGTTCGGCACCGATTATCTGGGGCGCGACATGCTCAGCCGTATTTTGTATGGCGCCCGCTATTCGATAGGGCTGGCGCTGGGCGCTGCGGTGCTTGCCAGCCTGACCGGCACGCTGCTGGCGTTGCTGGCGGCGGTAGCGGGACGCTGGCTGGAAGAGGTGCTGGGGCGTATCAATGACGCGCTGCTGGTTCTGCCGGGTAAAATCCTGGCGCTGATGATTGTGGCGGTATTTGGCTCCTCCTTACCGATGCTGATCGTCACGGCGGTCTTCACCTACTGGCCCGGCGCCTACCGTATTGCCTATGCAATGGCGTCTAACCTGCGGTCGATGGACTATGTGCGCGCCTCGCGCCTGCGGGGTGAAAGCCGGTTCTATATCGCCATTCACGATATTTTGCCCAATATGGTTCACCCGATGCTGACCGACTTCGGCCTGCGGTTTGTCTACATTGTGCTGCTCCTCAGCGGCCTGAGCTTCCTGGGGTTAGGTGTCCAGCCGCCATATGCGGACTGGGGGACGTTAGTGCGGGAAAACCTGCAGGGGCTGTTCGACGGTTCGCCAGCGGTGTTAATGCCCGCCATTGCCATCGCCAGCCTGACCATCGGCGCCAACCTGTTTATTGACAGCCTGCAGGGGATGCGTCCTCTGGTTCAGGCGAAGGGGGTTGCATGA